In Trifolium pratense cultivar HEN17-A07 linkage group LG7, ARS_RC_1.1, whole genome shotgun sequence, a genomic segment contains:
- the LOC123894645 gene encoding coumaroyl-CoA:anthocyanidin 3-O-glucoside-6''-O-coumaroyltransferase 1-like: FCDAGGTSNWQQIQTLVVFHNFSFSFHNNFTNMKVIEQSKVSPPPNSVPSPTILPLTFFDFPWFYCHPIHRIFFYHFPHPTHHFLQTTLPILKHSLSLTLQHFFPFSSNIIIPQNSQDAPYIRYLDTDSLSFTVAESSGDFNLLISDSQDAQNWHPLVPNLPPPSTEQNNTRVIPIMAIQVTVMPNSGFSICLTFNHVAADGKSLHHFMKFWASVSKNRANNNDISLEQSLSLHLDLPSHERDRVKDPKGLKQIYLEELQDFDSKNMEFTGLVRDSYVNKIRTTLVLSFEQVQKLKKWVAEKCKDSHGTQHVSTFVVTSSLIWFCMIKSEQNEGDYVDDLCYFVFLADCRDSPEFSLPKTYFGNCISSLIVAVKRDELVGKNGIVAAAKGIEKKIRDFKSNALLGAESLMSDYRDLSKPGTSLVIVAGSPKLAVYETDFGWGKPKKSDAVHLDSSGSISLSDCRDGGNGIEIGLALERSRMTDFISIFQEQLDNICSM; the protein is encoded by the coding sequence TTTTGTGATGCAGGTGGGACCAGTAACTGGCAACAAATTCAAACCTTAGTAGTCTTTCACAACTTCTCCTTCTCATTCCACAATAACTTCACAAACATGAAGGTGATAGAACAGAGTAAAGTTTCACCACCACCCAATTCAGTTCCATCACCAACCATCCTCCCCTTAACTTTCTTTGATTTTCCATGGTTTTACTGTCACCCAATTCATCGCATATTCTTCTACCATTTCCCTCATCCAACTCATCACTTTCTTCAAACAACACTTCCTATTCTCAAACACTCTCTTTCCTTAACCCTTCAACACTTCTTCCCCTTCTCCTCCAACATCATCATCCCTCAAAACTCCCAAGATGCCCCTTATATACGTTACCTCGATACCGACTCTCTTTCTTTCACCGTAGCTGAATCCTCAGGAGACTTTAACCTCCTTATATCTGATTCACAAGATGCTCAAAATTGGCACCCTCTTGTTCCAAATTTGCCTCCACCCAGTACTGAACAGAACAATACACGAGTCATTCCGATAATGGCCATACAAGTCACAGTTATGCCGAACTCCGGCTTTTCTATATGTCTCACTTTCAACCATGTTGCTGCAGACGGAAAATCACTTCACCATTTCATGAAGTTTTGGGCCTCTGTTTCAAAAAACAGAGCAAACAACAATGATATATCTCTTGAACAGTCTCTGTCTTTGCATCTCGATCTGCCTTCACACGAAAGAGATAGAGTTAAAGATCCGAAGGGTCTTAAACAAATATACTTAGAAGAACTACAAGATTTTGATTCGAAAAACATGGAATTCACGGGTCTTGTTAGAGATTCTTATGTTAATAAGATAAGAACAACTTTAGTATTAAGCTTTGAACAAGTTCAGAAATTGAAGAAATGGGTTGCTGAAAAATGTAAAGATAGTCATGGAACACAACATGTGTCAACTTTTGTTGTAACAAGTTCCTTGATTTGGTTCTGCATGATAAAATCAGAGCAAAATGAAGGTGATTATGTTGATGATCTATGCTACTTTGTGTTTCTTGCAGATTGTCGTGATAGCCCTGAATTTTCATTACCAAAAACTTATTTTGGAAATTGTATTTCATCTTTAATTGTGGCTGTAAAGAGAGATGAGTTAGTTGGAAAAAATGGGATTGTTGCGGCGGCAAAGGGTATTGAAAAGAAGATAAGAGATTTTAAGAGTAATGCTTTGTTAGGAGCTGAATCATTGATGTCTGATTATAGGGATTTATCGAAGCCGGGTACGTCTCTTGTAATAGTTGCTGGATCACCTAAACTTGCTGTTTATGAGACTGATTTTGGTTGGGGGAAGCCTAAGAAATCTGATGCAGTTCATCTTGATTCGTCCGGTTCGATATCTCTTTCTGATTGTAGAGATGGTGGTAATGGAATTGAGATTGGTTTGGCTCTTGAGAGGTCTAGAATGACTGATTTCATCAGCATCTTTCAAGAACAACTTGATAATATTTGTAGcatgtga
- the LOC123894644 gene encoding coumaroyl-CoA:anthocyanidin 3-O-glucoside-6''-O-coumaroyltransferase 1-like, with the protein MKVIEQSHVAPPPSSLPSPTTLPLTVFDNTWFYCRYPAKRIFFYHFPHPTHHFLQTTLPILKHSLSLTLQHFFPFSSNLIIPSDSQTEPYIRYLDTDSLCFTVAESSADFNLLISDSQDAKIWHSLVPNLPPPSTEQNNTQVIPIMAIQITIMPNSGLSICLAFKHMAADGKSLHHFMKFWASVSKNRANNKNNSSLEHSLPLDLPSHERHTILNAPKDPKIIYLQETQDYVLEKVEFADLIPDVYPKNVRTCLVLSHEQIQKLKKWIVDKCIETTQYISTFVVTCSLIWCCMVKSEQSDQGDVVDDLCNFLFFADCRGRPEFSLSKTYFGNCLASYIVVVKRDELVGNNGIVVAANGIDRKIRDFKSDEALGSETLMLDYRELFIPDKSILVVAGSPKHAVYETDFGWGKPKKSDKVHHVSCTISLSDCRVGGSGIEIGLALERSRMANFMNIFQEQLDNICSM; encoded by the coding sequence ATGAAGGTGATAGAGCAGAGTCATGTTGCACCACCACCCAGTTCACTTCCATCACCAACCACACTTCCCCTCACTGTCTTCGACAATACATGGTTTTACTGCCGATACCCCGCTAAACGCATATTCTTCTACCACTTTCCTCATCCAACTCATCACTTCCTTCAAACAACACTTCCCATTCTCAAACACTCTCTTTCCTTAACCCTCCAACACTTCTTCCCGTTCTCCTCCAACCTCATCATCCCTTCAGATTCCCAAACTGAACCTTACATACGTTACCTCGATACCGACTCTCTCTGCTTCACCGTAGCTGAATCCTCAGCAGACTTCAACCTCCTCATATCAGATTCACAAGATGCTAAAATCTGGCACTCTCTTGTTCCAAATTTGCCTCCACCTAGTACTGAACAGAACAACACACAAGTCATTCCAATAATGGCCATTCAAATCACTATTATGCCGAACTCCGGCTTATCTATCTGTCTCGCGTTCAAACATATGGCTGCAGACGGAAAATCACTTCAccattttatgaaattttgggCCTCTGTTTCTAAAAACAGagcaaacaacaaaaacaattcGTCTCTTGAACACTCTCTGCCACTTGATCTTCCTTCCCATGAAAGACATACAATACTTAATGCCCCAAAAGATCCTAAAATAATCTACTTACAAGAAACACAAGATTATGTATTAGAAAAAGTGGAATTCGCAGATCTCATTCCAGATGTGTATCCTAAAAACGTACGAACTTGTTTAGTGTTGAGTCATGAACAAATTCAGAAACTGAAGAAATGGATTGTTGATAAATGTATAGAAACAACACAATACATTTCAACTTTTGTGGTAACATGTTCCTTGATTTGGTGTTGTATGGTAAAATCAGAGCAAAGTGATCAAGGTGATGTTGTTGATGATCTATGCAACTTCCTGTTTTTTGCAGATTGTCGTGGTCGTCCTGAATTTTCATTATCAAAAACTTACTTTGGAAATTGTCTGGCATCTTATATTGTGGTTGTAAAGAGAGACGAGTTAGTTGGAAATAATGGCATTGTTGTGGCGGCAAATGGTATTGATAGGAAGATAAGAGATTTCAAGAGTGATGAAGCGTTAGGATCTGAAACGTTGATGCTTGATTATAGGGAATTATTTATACCAGATAAGTCGATTTTAGTAGTTGCTGGATCACCTAAACATGCTGTTTATGAGACTGATTTTGGGTGGGGAAAGCCTAAGAAATCTGATAAGGTTCATCATGTTTCGTGTACGATTTCGCTTTCTGATTGTAGAGTTGGTGGAAGCGGAATTGAGATTGGTTTGGCTCTTGAGAGGTCTCGAATGGCTAATTTCATGAACATCTTTCAAGAACAACTTGATAATATTTGTAGcatgtga